A window of Eucalyptus grandis isolate ANBG69807.140 chromosome 4, ASM1654582v1, whole genome shotgun sequence genomic DNA:
GATAGCCAAACCAAACATCATGAGAATAAACTTCTAGCTTtcatttgttttcactttttgcttttCCCTAATTATCAGCGTCACATATCTAACAACGTTAACCAAATGATCAAAGATCAAAAAGGATACAGCCAGACAGTACAACTATACAAATCCAGAAACCTCTTTTCAGGCCCATCTGAGCCGTCTCCCTATACAAGTCCATCTCTTATCCGGATGGGCTGGGCTGGCCATATAAGTGATACCAGAAAAAATAGCCTCAGGGCCAACATAGGATGTTCTATACTAATGCCTCACTTAATGATGGGTCAAAATTAAAAGCAACAATTCACTTAAGGATACAGTCAAACAGTACAACTATACAAATCCAGAAACCTCTTTTCAGGCCCATCTGAGCTGTCTCCCTATATAAGTCATCTCTAATCCGGATGGGCTGGGCTGGCCATATTAGTGATACCAGAAAAAACCGCCTCAGGGTTAACATAGGATGTTCTAGACTAATTCCTCACTTAATGATTGGTCAAAATTAAAAGCAACAATCATCCTCGATATAGATGCTGGATCCGGTGAAAAGCAATCAAGTAAGCAAGCACATTAGAGAAACTCAAGCACCAAAGCTTCAATTACTGCTATGGACATAAAAACACCTGTTTACAAAGCCTAAAATTACGTACCTGTAATGGATATCTAACAAAGGCAGGTTCAAAACGGCCTTTGCAGAACATATGGAAATAGATGGTGAGAACTGGAAGAGCAATGAGGAATGGAGTTGAATTGGCAGCTTGCTTTGTAGCCATCAGTCCAAATAGAAGCAACTGTGATACAACCAATGCAACAATAACACGACGATGCACATCAGGCCAGAATGCTGCAGCACTTTCATACTCCTGGTTGTAGACGTTTATTATCTGGAATATTCGAAAAGATGTTAGGATAAACACGATGAtggaagaatgagaagaagaaggagaagtaatAAAggaataagaagtagaaaagggTCTCAACGTGATACATCAAGCATTGGTTCTTAAAAAAACAAGTATATATAAGCAAAGATATATTCAGTATAGATTTTTATAAAAGTCTGGAAGTCATCCCCACATGCACCCCAAATATTAAGTCGAAGCCATCCTTATAGGTGCGGCAGAAATGTGTTAACACTATTGatctagaaacaagaaaaatctcatCATGACCTGACTTTAGAGTCTCACCAGCCTAAGTTTTAGGTAACTAATCTGAAATATCGATCTTGAAGAGTGACATTGAACAAATCTGGGTGAACAACATAAGGACTGCCTATTTGCAACTTTGCTGGTTACCCTTCGaaattttccatcaatttagtGATCCCATCATCCCCTTGGTAATAATAAATCACAAATACTTTCCTAGGACCACCACATGTAATATCATCATAACTGAGAATAATCATGATTGAACATCCTCTAGCTGTTCCCACATTTCAGGCATATGAGCAATGAAACTTCAAAGAAGATATTCCCAATCATTGTTTTCATAAATACCTGATGACGAAACACAACATAAGCCAGGCCAAAGAAAACAAGTATGAAAGGAAGCAAGGCAGGCGTCACTGTAGCATACACGAGGCCCAGTAAGAAGTAAAACTGAATTTGAGGTTCTCCAGTGTTGAAACCAATGCTTCCAGGATCCATTGCCTCCTCCCTATCCTTTTCAGTtttcaccaagaaaaaattCTTCAAGTGGTAGATAATCAAAGGCTTCAGCATTAAAATCTCTGCTGCTATTCCAGCCCAACCATCAACCATAATGTAAGTAATGAAGAAAGTTGCTCTCTGGGGAATGGCCATCCCAATTGTTTTAGGAATCCTGCCAAAAATAAGTAACACGTATGACATCTTCTCCAGAAGGACAGCTAGCAAGTacataaaattggagaaaaaaatttgcTGCCCAAAGGGCAACTGCTTAACAGGCCAGTATTGCCACCCAGAACAAAGTCTTTCCAAGGTCAACTAACTTTAGCACACTTATCATCGTGTAATCTTAAGTCAAGGCCCAGCACAATAGTCAAAACAATCTCACATCAAACATGAGACATGCAGAATTAATACATCAAAAGCAGCGTACAACAGCTGCATCCTAGATCATACAAAATAGGATTACACCAAAAGCAGTGGAAAAGGAGCTGCATCCTAAATCATACGGAAATTATGCCTACTAATACGCCTACTAATGACAATGCCTGGTCGAAAGATTTGAAGGTTTCCTTGTTTCACAGCCTCAGATTTATGTATCATCacccccctttttctctctctctctctcacacgcaTAGTGCATCCGCAAGCATACAGAAACGCATAGTACATGCAGCGTGGGTACAGCTACCTGTCTATACATCATCGTGTGGGtgccgcatgtgcataaaatatGTATGGTTGCATATATGCGTGTAATGCACTTTTGGCATCCTATCTATCCAAGGACAGAAGGGCGGCAAGCACTGCATTGCAATTGGAAATCAAGGAGACATGAAGAAAAAGATAGCCTTGACATACTCGCTGGGCGACTGATGAATGAATGAGTTCAGTTGCTGAAAGGCAGAACCAGCAATTATGCTCCCGAGGAATACATTCACGAAATTGAAAAGATAATATCTAGTCGCTGATCTCCTTTCAAGAGACGATAGagatatgaagccttcaaatcTAGACATGATCATCAATATTGTAGgcaggaaaatgagaaaaagctTCAATGCGATCCCAGGCAGAAAACCCTGGATGAACGACTTAATGAAACCGCTGCAAGTCGAATCATCAAAATAAAGTTAATTTCCATCAAAACATATTGCTAAATCAATTTGATGCAAAGAGAGACTTAAAAAGTTGAGAGATAAGAAAAACCAGACTTACATATCAATAATGGGCCTGAGAAATGGAGCTACTTTCTCGATCCCATCAAGGCTTGCAAGAGATTGCACAAAAGCAATGGGTATCATGAAAAAGAAGGTGAGGAAAAAGAACGCAACGGCCATAATTAGTCTTCTGATTGTGAGAGAAACATATGGGATGGCAAGGTTTGGCCAATACACATCGCGTGGCTCCGGAGCCCAATCAGTGAGCCACAGAGTTGGATTTCTGCACTGTTGAGTCTGTGCACAGACAGCGGCACCCCATCTTGTCTTGAAGGAAACAAATGCAGCAGGCATTATAGACTTTGGATCACTTGCAACTTTCTCTCTTTCTGCAGCTATCTGAACAGAAGATTATCAATTACATTAATCCGGTCCTCAATTAAGATCGTTCAGTACTCACAGAAACAAATATAGGTATCAGATGTGCTTACTTCTTTTGATAGTTTCTCAACTTCCAAAGTATAATAATCAAGAGCATCAACCTGATTTCCACAGAGCCCAAGAAAACCAGTCTGGTAAAAGGAAGATATCACGAAGTGATGTAAGTGACACAATGCATCAAGGAAAAAGAACCATTAAAACTATCAGTTGAAGATGCAGTCTCTCATACAAATCTCTGAGATTCTATAGTACCTTTGTAAGGGGtctttttgaattatttctAGTATACTTAAGCTGGTGATAGTCTAGCCAGttctgcatttttttcttcttcttgaccaACTCAGCAAGCTTGTTTGCGTTGTACACCACCTGCAGAAAATTTCGAAGTAAGGAATTGAAGACATAGAATTATGTCTGAATAAAAACATGCTCTGACGATTATATGGATGGCAATACATATGATACATTAAAATATGATAATAATCTGTCCAACAAAGTTGAAAAAAGTCTTTGACTTTTTCAAATTGCTAACACTTTCTCACAGGTTAACAGAAGGCCAGTAGGAAGATCAAAAGTACAAAGAGTGGCCAACGACAACAGCCAGCAACTCTTCCTAATGGACAAGGTGAGGCAGCAAAGGGTCAAaaaggagggggagaagggCATCTTTTCTTGCTCATGTACCACGCCAGCACATAGATAGCAGACATGTTATTACCTAAAGTCTCTAGTGTCAAAGCAAAAACTATTGCGGCAATAAATGATATATAAAGCACGGAACAAGATTCATATAAACCAAAAGGGAATGGTCACACAGACAGAAGCTATCACAGATCCTAGGAAGAAGCACGATGAGCTAATGGATTTACATAGAAAGTATCGACCATAATTATTCTAGAAAGACATTCAGTTTCATCAAGCCAACCTGATGGGTCAGATAATGATCTGGGTGATTAACCAAGAAGAAGTGCTCCACGAGCTCACTAACAGACTCATCTGGATCTGGGGGAACATTTCTGACAAGTACCTGTAAAAATACGGTTCCAAGGAAAAATGTCTCATGTTACGGAGAAACCCTTGGAATTTTAGCCTCCAAGTTCCAAAATTACAGATTACAACCAAATCAAGGTTAATTAACA
This region includes:
- the LOC104441431 gene encoding calcium permeable stress-gated cation channel 1, which translates into the protein MATLADIGLAAAINILSAFVFFVVFAVLRLQPFNDRVYFPKWYLKGLRTSPARGGPFARKFVNLDFRSYIKFLNWMPDALKMPEQELIEHAGLDSAVYLRIYLLGLKVFVPMALLAWTILVPVNYTNNTLELEAKYNNVTSSDIDKLSISNIPQASNRFWAHIIMAYVFTFWTCYVLRKEYETVALMRLQFLASERRRADQFSVLVRNVPPDPDESVSELVEHFFLVNHPDHYLTHQVVYNANKLAELVKKKKKMQNWLDYHQLKYTRNNSKRPLTKTGFLGLCGNQVDALDYYTLEVEKLSKEIAAEREKVASDPKSIMPAAFVSFKTRWGAAVCAQTQQCRNPTLWLTDWAPEPRDVYWPNLAIPYVSLTIRRLIMAVAFFFLTFFFMIPIAFVQSLASLDGIEKVAPFLRPIIDIGFIKSFIQGFLPGIALKLFLIFLPTILMIMSRFEGFISLSSLERRSATRYYLFNFVNVFLGSIIAGSAFQQLNSFIHQSPSEIPKTIGMAIPQRATFFITYIMVDGWAGIAAEILMLKPLIIYHLKNFFLVKTEKDREEAMDPGSIGFNTGEPQIQFYFLLGLVYATVTPALLPFILVFFGLAYVVFRHQIINVYNQEYESAAAFWPDVHRRVIVALVVSQLLLFGLMATKQAANSTPFLIALPVLTIYFHMFCKGRFEPAFVRYPLQEAMMKDTLERAREPHVNLKSFLQNAYLHPVFKSADDDDEDDDDVDEKWDNESVLVPTKRSSRRNTPLPSRISTTSSPSLPEVHEDSQP